The Halalkalicoccus tibetensis genome contains the following window.
ATCAGCTGCAGGTGGTTCAGGAACATCGCGGGAACGTCTATCTCGGAGGTGGCGCCGGCCGTCCGACCGCAGACGACCATCCGCCCGCCGCGGCGCAGCGTCCGGAGCCCGAGGTCCGTGTACTCGCCGCCGAGGTGGTTGAGGACGGCGTCGGTCTCGCCGATCTCGCGGAGTTCCGCCTCGAGCACGTCGGGATCGGCCGACCGGATCGTGTGATCGGCGCCCAGCTCCTCGATCCGTTCGAGCTTCTCGGCCGACGTGGAGGTACCGATCGAGCGCGCCCCGAGGACGTCGACGAGCTGGACGCTCGCGACGCCCACGCCCCCGGTCGCGCCGGGGACGAACACGAGATCGCCGGCGGTGACCCGAGCACGACGGAGCATCCGCCACGCGGTCACGTAGGCCGTCGGGAGCGCAGCCGCGCTCGTCATCCCGACCCCGTCGGGGAGGTGAACCAGCCGGTCCGCGGGTACCGCGGCCTTCTCCGCGAACCCACCGTGGTACAGCGAGAACTCCTCACAGAGGTTCTCCGGCCCCTCGCGACAGTACCGACAGCGCCCGCACGTCTCGTTGGGGAACAGCACCACCCGGTCGCCGGGGCTCACGGCATCGACGCGCTCGCCGACCGACTCGACGACCCCCGCCACGTCGAGCCCGGAGAGAAACGGGAGCTTCTCGGTATCGACCATCGCCGATTCGCCCTCGAGGATCCACAGGTCGTGGCGGTTGAGCGAGCAGGCCCGAACCGACACGACGGCCTCGGCGGGCTCCGGGTCGGGATCGTCGACGTCCTGTACGGTCACGTCGTCCGGACCGCCGAGTCCGGCGAAGGGAGCGATACGCATGACATACCCATGCACCCACCGGCGCTTATAGGTCCCTGAAAGCACCTCTTTAATGTGGGTCAGTTGCGAACTCGGTGCTAGATGGTGACATCCGTTCTCCGGCGGCTGTGGGCCTATCTGTGGCGGCTCAACGCACAGACGAAGGCGTATCTCCAGCTCGACGGTGCCCGCATCCTGGCCGACATGGATCACACGAGCGAGGACGAACGGCGCGTCGTCCGGGACGCGTTCACCGACGGCGGGCGAGCGGACGCGGAAGGCAACGGCGAATCGCCATCGGACGCCGGCGCCGACGGAGGCGGTGGCGACGGGAGCGATGGCGACGGCAGGGACGGCGGGGACGACGATCCGTCGCCGTTCGACGTCGGCGGGGAGTACAAGCTCCGACAGAAGATCGGCTTCGTGCTCGGGCCGACGCTGTTCGCGTTGATCCTGCTGGGTCCGACGCCGGGCGCTCCCGCTGGGTTCGAGGGACAGGCAGCCGGGGCCGTGACGGCGTGGGTCGCGAGCTGGTGGGTGACCGAGGCGATCCCGATCCCCGCGACCTCGCTGCTCCCGATCGTGCTCTTCCCGCTCACCGGCGCGCTCCCCGCCGCGGAGACGACGCCCTCGTACGCCGATCCGTTGATCTTCCTGTTCATGGGCGGGTTCTTCCTCGCGATGGCGATGCAGCGCTGGGACCTCCATCGCCGGATCGC
Protein-coding sequences here:
- a CDS encoding alcohol dehydrogenase catalytic domain-containing protein, which translates into the protein MRIAPFAGLGGPDDVTVQDVDDPDPEPAEAVVSVRACSLNRHDLWILEGESAMVDTEKLPFLSGLDVAGVVESVGERVDAVSPGDRVVLFPNETCGRCRYCREGPENLCEEFSLYHGGFAEKAAVPADRLVHLPDGVGMTSAAALPTAYVTAWRMLRRARVTAGDLVFVPGATGGVGVASVQLVDVLGARSIGTSTSAEKLERIEELGADHTIRSADPDVLEAELREIGETDAVLNHLGGEYTDLGLRTLRRGGRMVVCGRTAGATSEIDVPAMFLNHLQLIGSTMGTQGDLERLVGLVADGTLEPVIGGEYALEETGRAFADMQDRERVGKLVVQPN